Within the Gracilinema caldarium DSM 7334 genome, the region AATATGAACCAACCACAACCATTAAGAACGAGGGGAGGTCCATATAGGTAAAGATGGTACCACCGGATGTAAAGATGGACATAACCAACATGGTAAAGGCACCGACTAAACCGATAATCGTCGCTAAATCCATGACCTATCACTCCTCGTTCTTGAATCCGCCGATTAACTTTCTGTATTCTATAATTCGATTGATGATCTCTTCCGGCTTTTCGCGGACTATGACTTTTTTACCGGACAGCATGACCAGGGTCGTATCGGGATGGGTCTCTATGGACTCGATCTGATGGGGATTGAGGTAATATGCTACGCCATCAAGCCTGGTTACCTGTATCATGCTATCCTACTGTATCATACTATCGCTTTAAGGTTAAGAGTTCCTGAAGCATCTGGTCCGAAGTCTGTATGGTTTTGGAGTTTGCCTGGAACCCCCGCTGGGTTACGATCATGTCGGTAAACTGCTCTGCCAAATCTACGTTGGACATTTCCAGGGCACCTGCAATCAGTTTGCCTTTACCTGCTATACCCGAGGGGCTGATATTTGCCAACCCAGAGTTATTGGATACCACATAGGTATTTTCTCCGGTCTTCTCAAGCCCACCTGGGTTTGTAAAGCTTGCCATAGCTACCTGTCCAATAAGCCGGTTTGTACCATTGGAATAGACTCCGGTAATGACACCGCTCTGGTCAATTTTGAAATTTTCAAGATACCCCATGGGATAGCCATCCTGCATAAAGGCCTTGGTAGAACTCTTTTCTGCAAACTGGGTTATGGTATTCACCACACTACCGATTTTCCCCAGGTTGATATTAAACTCCTGCCGGATGAGGTTACCATCTGCACCGGGTGTAGAGCCCTGAACATCAAAGGCAACCCGAACATTCACATCACCCTCTGTAGGGGACTGATTACCGTTTGCATCAACGACCCCTGCAAGGGTTCCCAGATTGCTGAAATTAACGGTGAAAATATTGGGACCGCCTGCAGCGGTTGCTCCTTCTCCAAGACCAACCGCTGTATTGGTCGGAGTTGCACCTTCAGGATCAACGGTAACCCGGGCTTGCCATTGGTTATTCTGTCCGGGAAGGCGGGAAAAATCGACCCGGAGGGTGTGTTCCTGTCCAAAGTTATCGTAGATCTTAAAGTCGGTGCTCCAGGTCCCTTCAAGAATGGCACCGGGACCGGCATTTTCTGGAATTTCAGGGGTTCGCTTGTCCAGGTTACAGGCAAAATTAACTGAGGTCGTTGCCTTAGCGGGATCCTTGGAGCCAACAGGAATAATGAGGTCTTCCACATCCCGGGCGGTATCAATGCGGGTAGTACCGCCTACATCCCGGGCCATCCAGCCCTGTACACGAAGGCCGTTTGCGGGATTGACCAGAGTTCCATCTCTATCCAGGCCAAAGGCACCAGCCCGGGTAAAGAAGGTTTTTTCTCCATTTTTAAGAACAAAGAAGCCCTGTCCCTGAATAGCCAGGTCCGTACCAACGCCGGTGGTTTGTAAGGACCCCTGGGTATGAATCGTATCGATGGAAGCAATCATCATACCAAGACCGACTTCCTTAGGATTGACACCACCCACTTCTTCAGTAGGCCGAGCAGCACCGGACATCTGCTGGTACAAAAGGTCCTGAAAATTGACCCTGCCCTTTTTAAAACCCGTGGTATTAACGTTGGAAATATTGTTACCCAGTACATCCATCCGAACCTGGTGATTCTGTAACCCTGCAACACCGGAATACAATGATCGCATCATAAGCCATTACTCCTCATATACCTTGGTAACCTGTTCCCAGTTATAATACGTACCATTTACCAGGACCTGAGGGACCGCTCCCCTGGTAACGGCTTTCACTACACCCTGAATAACCTGGTCTCCTTCGGTTAATTCCACCGATTTACCAAGAGCACCGGTTGCTTCTCCACCAGAGAGCAAATTTGCAAGCCGGTTAAAGTCCTGAGCCATATTGGTCATCTGTTCGAGGGAAGAAAACTGGGCCATCTGGGCGATAAATTCCTTATCTTCCATTGGTGCCGTCGGATCCTGATGGGTTAATTGGGTAATGAGAATTTTTATAAAATCATCCTTACCCAGATTCTGGCTAGGCTTCTTGCCCTGTTCAATGGTTTTATTAAAACTATCTACCTGCATTCGAACCAGGGATTGTTCCTGTGCGTTAAGGGTTGCACTCAGTTCCATCAGTATGGCCTCCTTAGGCTAACATATTTATCGATAGATTTGTTCCAGAACTTAAAGAACTGTTCTGAATTGGAC harbors:
- a CDS encoding flagellar FlbD family protein — protein: MIQVTRLDGVAYYLNPHQIESIETHPDTTLVMLSGKKVIVREKPEEIINRIIEYRKLIGGFKNEE
- the flgE gene encoding flagellar hook protein FlgE, which translates into the protein MMRSLYSGVAGLQNHQVRMDVLGNNISNVNTTGFKKGRVNFQDLLYQQMSGAARPTEEVGGVNPKEVGLGMMIASIDTIHTQGSLQTTGVGTDLAIQGQGFFVLKNGEKTFFTRAGAFGLDRDGTLVNPANGLRVQGWMARDVGGTTRIDTARDVEDLIIPVGSKDPAKATTSVNFACNLDKRTPEIPENAGPGAILEGTWSTDFKIYDNFGQEHTLRVDFSRLPGQNNQWQARVTVDPEGATPTNTAVGLGEGATAAGGPNIFTVNFSNLGTLAGVVDANGNQSPTEGDVNVRVAFDVQGSTPGADGNLIRQEFNINLGKIGSVVNTITQFAEKSSTKAFMQDGYPMGYLENFKIDQSGVITGVYSNGTNRLIGQVAMASFTNPGGLEKTGENTYVVSNNSGLANISPSGIAGKGKLIAGALEMSNVDLAEQFTDMIVTQRGFQANSKTIQTSDQMLQELLTLKR
- the flgD gene encoding flagellar hook assembly protein FlgD gives rise to the protein MELSATLNAQEQSLVRMQVDSFNKTIEQGKKPSQNLGKDDFIKILITQLTHQDPTAPMEDKEFIAQMAQFSSLEQMTNMAQDFNRLANLLSGGEATGALGKSVELTEGDQVIQGVVKAVTRGAVPQVLVNGTYYNWEQVTKVYEE